The Candidatus Omnitrophota bacterium region ATCCGCGTCCAAGAGGTTCTTAAGGTGCCAACAGATGGCCTCACCTTCGCGGTCAGGGTCAGCCGCGAGGTATACGGCGGTCACGCCCTTTGCTTCTTTCTTGATGTTCTTAAGGTATTTTTCCCGGCCCTTCATCACGGAATATTCTGGCTTGAAATTATCCTTAAAATCCACGCCCATCCTTGAAAGCGGAAGATCGACTATATGACCCATACTGGCCACGACCTTATATGCCTTTCCAAGTATCTTGTTTATGGTCTTCGACTTGGCGGGAGACTCGACCACGACAAGATATGAGTCCCCCTTTGGAGCGGCTTTGGCTTTTTTTCTGGTCGAAGCTTTTTTTGCTTTTCCCGGCATGAGATCCCCTTCCATGTATATTTATAACGTTCCCGTACAAACCCTGAAGAACCTGCCTGGCAGTTGCTCTACAAGGCCTTCCATCTCCATTCTCAAAAGTGTTTCCGAAAGGTCCTGGACCCGCACACCAGAGCCCGCGGCTATATCATCCACGTGCACGCTCCCCTTGCCGGAAAGCGCTTTCATAATAGACCCTCCACATGCGCTCGATACGCAAGGTCCGACAGCTCTATCCACCGGGACCGGCCGGAAGCATTTCCCGGAGGGAAGGCCGGGCCATATTTCCTCTATTACATCGCCCACGTCAGATACGAGCTTCGCCCCGTTCCTGATAAGGGAGTTGGTCCCGACACTACAGGGTGAATCCGCCCTTCCCGGCACAGCGAACACCTCTCTTCCTTCCTCAAGCGCCAGTGAAGCTGTTATCAAAGCCCCGCTCCTGGCGGCGGCCTCGACCACGACCACTCCCTTTGCCATCCCGCTTATCATCCTGTTCCGGCGTGGAAAGTTCCCCCTACGAACAGGGGCGTCCGACACGTATTCCGTGACCACCGCGCCCATGGCGGATATTTTATCCACCACGGCCTCGCTGCCGGAAGGGTACAAAGAACCGAAACCCGTCCCCATCACCGCGATGGTCCTTCCCCCAGCCCTTAACGCGCCCATATGAGCGGCGGTATCTATGCCTTTAGCCATACCGCTTATGACAGTTATGCCTGCCTCCGAAAGCCCGCGGGCGAGCTTTTCGGCCATCTGCATGCCATATATCGTGCAATTCCGCGAACCGACTATCGCCACGGAATTATCGTCAGCTTCCAGTATCTCCCCTTTATAGTACAACACAGGTGGCGCGTCATAGATATTACTGAGCGGCCCGGGATATTCGGCATCCTTTACGCACAGGGCCTTTATCCCTGAACCCTCCATGCGATCGAGTTCTTTAAGAAAAACCGTGTTCTCACGGGCCTTTCGGATGTCATCGGGCTCGGCCGCGGAGCGTGGTCCCAGGACGTAACGCATACGCGCGTCCCCGAGCGAAAATATCTCTCCCGGGTCTTTAAGTTCTTCCAGTATACGTGAGATCGCGACAGGGCCGATCCCGGGAGCCATGGAAAGCGCCATGATATCGTAGCATACCCGGCTCATGCCGGGGACAGGTCCGCGATTCACCCTGCGTCCTCCATTCTCGCGTCCAGCGAATCCTTTACCTCTTCCAGTATATCGTCAACGCTCCTGTCATCCGTATTTATATGTATATCGGCCTTTTCGTAAAAAGGCCTTCGGGCATCGAGAAGTTCCTTTATCCTCGCCACGGGATCAGGGACATTGAGAAGGGGCCGGTGCCCGTGCTTTTTCGTGCGTTCGTATATCGTATCCGCGTCCGCCCACAGGCAAAGGACCACGCCGCCATCTTTCAATACGCGCATATTATCCTCGTCCAGCACGACACCCCCGCCGGTGTCCACGACCTGTCCGCTCTTTTCCATCACATCGCTTACTATGTCCTTTTCCAGGCGGCGGAAATACGGTTCACCTTCATCACGGAATATATCCGTTATGGGGCGTCCTTCGCTGGAAACAATAAGATCGTCAATGCTGACATAACGCATACCGGTAATATGCGCCAGTTTTTTCGCCAGGGCTGTCTTCCCTGTGCCCATGAACCCGACAAAGACCACGTTCTTTTTCATGACATTACTTTCCGTACACCGTTCAGATGTTCTTTATGCCCTCGATATACGCTTTATAATTCCGGAGGACCTCTTCCATGGAATCCCCGCCGAATTTATCCATGATAGCCGCCGCAAGTTCAAACGCTATGACCGCCTCTCCGACGACACCGCACGCGGACACGGCGCATACATCCGACCTCTCGGTCGACGCCTTGGCTTTCTTCTTGCTGTAAATATCCATGGTATCGAGCGGGGAGGACAATGTGGCTATGGGTTTCATGAACCCTGTGACGACCACCATTTCTCCGTTGGACATCCCGCCTTCGATACCTCCGGCGTTATTGGTCATACGCACGAATTTTCCGGAAGAATTATCATAACTTATCGGGTCATGCACCTCTGAACCTTTCCTCAAGACATTCTCCACGCCTTTTCCGATGGAAACGGCTTTTACCGCGGGTATGGCGATCATGGCCCTGGCGATAGCGCCATCCAGCCTCCTGTCCCACTCGGCGTAGGACCCTAGTCCCGGAGGGACCCCGGTGGCCAGCACATCAAAAGTGCCGCCAAGTGTATCTCCCGCCTCTTTGCATGCATCGATCAAAGCGCACATCTTCTTTTCCGCGGACACATCGGCACACCTTAACACGGATACAGCCGGGTCCGTCCTCTCGCGTATATCCCCGAAACCCAGGCCTTCCGTCACGGCCATTACCCCCCCAATGGATGTAACGTGGCTTAGTATCTCTATCCCGAATTCCCTGAGGAACAGTTTGGACACCGCTCCTACCGCGACGCGCATGGCTGTTTCCCTCGCGCTGGCCCTTTCAAGCACGGACCTGGCGTCTTTGAGCGAATATTTCTGTATACCGGCCATGTCCGCGTGCCCCGGACGCGGGGTGAGCACATCAGCAAGCTCCTCTATCTTATGGTCCTGGTTAAGGATGATCATGCTTATGGGGCTACCTATGGTAAGACCTCTCCTCGTGCCCGATAGTATCTCGATCCGGGAACCGTCATCCTCTATTTTCATCCGTCCGCCGCGACCATATCCATGCATCCGCTTTCTCATCTCATTGCGTATGAACGTATCGGCCTCACCGTCCAGCCTCAAGCCCGACGGCATACCGTCCATTATGGCTACCAGGCCTTTACCATGGGATTCCCCGGCGGTAATATATCTGAGCATACTTTCCTCCTATCCCGTACCTTGTGAAGATACGGTTCAGAAACCGAAATAGAACCCTATTATCCTCTCCCCGAATATAAGGCTAATGATCGCCGCAAGCGCCAGGTATGGCCCGTACGGGATTATGTCCTTCTTGAACTTGAACTTCATTATAAGCCCCGCCACCGACCCGAAAAAAGGCGCCATGAAGAACGTTACTATGACCAATTTCCATCCGAGAAAAGCGCCTATCATGGCCATTAATTTTACGTCGCCTCCCCCGAGGGCCTCTTTCCTGAATATAAGTTCCCCTATGACCCCCAAAAGGAACATGCTTCCGCCTCCCGCCAGTATTCCAAGGAGGGAATCAAAGAATGACCCGGCGTACGTCGCCGAACCGTCCAGTCTCAAGACGGTCATCAGGATAAGTCCGACGACCACTCCCGGCAGGCTGACAACATCGGGTATTTCCTGGTATTCTATGTCCACAAAGACCACGATTATGAGCATCGCGGAAAATATCCAGTAAACGAAGAACTCCGGGGTGAGGGAAAAGATGGAAAGAAGCCCCATACCCGTAAACGCGGTCAGGAGCTCCACTATAGCGTATCGCGGCGAGATCGGGTGGCCGCACCCGCGGCATTTCCTTCCAAGCGCCAGGTAGCTCAACACAGGGATGTTATCATACCACTTTATCTTTTCCTCGCAGAACGGGCACGCGGACGGAGGCCACACGATGGACCTGTTGAGCGGTATACGGTATATACATACGTTAAGGAAGCTTCCGAGTATAAGCCCGAAAAGGAAAACAGCCGGATATTCCATCAACTCCTCCCCAATTCCTTCATTAAAGCGTCTTTCATTATTTTCTTCGTCAAGATAAGGTCATCGTCATCTCCATCGGTCCATATGTTGAACGATAGGGCCGCCTGGTTGGAAAGCATACTCTCACCGTTGTACGCCCTGAGCCCCCGGGCCCTGGCCCTGGACACGAGTTCCGTCTGACGGGCATAAACAAGGTCGTATACGACAGCCCCGTCCCTTATGTCGTCCACGGGAAGAGGACATCTATCTCCCTCTTTGGTCCCAAGTGGTGTCGCGTTTATGACAAGATCACATTCGACTATCCTTGACGGGACATCTCCCGCGGAGGTTATCCCCGAGAACACTTCCGACATCCGTTCCATATGCCCGAGGTACCTGCCAAAATCCTCAGCCAGGCTTTCGACCCTTTCCTTGACCACGTCATATACATATATCCGGCTCGGTAGTACCATATGCGCCAGAAAAAGGCATATTGCCCTTCCGGCGCCGCCGGTTCCGGCTATGAATATCTTCCTTGCCGAGACCGGGTCGAAATCCGGGATGTCAGATATCGCGTCATAGAACCCCTGGACATCCGTGTTGAACCCCCTGAGCTTATCTCCTTCCACCTTGACCGTGTTGACCGCGCCTGTCACGGCGGCCCATTCGTGGAGAGGTTCGGGGTGTTTGGAGAACATCTGGATCATCTCCTTGAAATCCATTTTATACGGGACCGTGACGTTGAACCCTTTTATGTTGCCCGTAGGCGATATCACATCCTGGTAAAAGACCTCAAGATCGCTCTTTTCCACATCGAATATCCTGTATTCGGCGGGAATGTTAAAGTGCCTGAACGCCGCGTTATGCATGACAGGTGAAAGCGAATAACTTATCTTCCTGCCCAGAAGACCGTATATCATCTTGCCGTTACCGTTGCCATTACCGTTGTCGTTGTCCATGCGCCCCCCGCCAGTTAAAAAACCAAAGGGGCTGAGGCTTATTAGTTCGCCCCGGCCCCTTTTAAATCGGTATTGGATAGTTTATCATCCGCTCTCGATCCCGTTCTTTATTTGTGCTTTTTTCTTTTTTCTTTCACTGATAACTTTTTTTCCCTCAGCAAGTGCCGATTAACGGCGTTCATGAACGCGAGAACGCTCGCCTCTATGACATCCGTACTGGAAGCTCTGCCTATGACTATATCCCCTTTAAAGGAAAGCTTGATGCTGGCTTCGCCCAGGGCGTCCTTGCCGCTCGTTACGGCGTTCACC contains the following coding sequences:
- the dprA gene encoding DNA-processing protein DprA, yielding MNRGPVPGMSRVCYDIMALSMAPGIGPVAISRILEELKDPGEIFSLGDARMRYVLGPRSAAEPDDIRKARENTVFLKELDRMEGSGIKALCVKDAEYPGPLSNIYDAPPVLYYKGEILEADDNSVAIVGSRNCTIYGMQMAEKLARGLSEAGITVISGMAKGIDTAAHMGALRAGGRTIAVMGTGFGSLYPSGSEAVVDKISAMGAVVTEYVSDAPVRRGNFPRRNRMISGMAKGVVVVEAAARSGALITASLALEEGREVFAVPGRADSPCSVGTNSLIRNGAKLVSDVGDVIEEIWPGLPSGKCFRPVPVDRAVGPCVSSACGGSIMKALSGKGSVHVDDIAAGSGVRVQDLSETLLRMEMEGLVEQLPGRFFRVCTGTL
- a CDS encoding shikimate kinase, which produces MKKNVVFVGFMGTGKTALAKKLAHITGMRYVSIDDLIVSSEGRPITDIFRDEGEPYFRRLEKDIVSDVMEKSGQVVDTGGGVVLDEDNMRVLKDGGVVLCLWADADTIYERTKKHGHRPLLNVPDPVARIKELLDARRPFYEKADIHINTDDRSVDDILEEVKDSLDARMEDAG
- the aroC gene encoding chorismate synthase gives rise to the protein MLRYITAGESHGKGLVAIMDGMPSGLRLDGEADTFIRNEMRKRMHGYGRGGRMKIEDDGSRIEILSGTRRGLTIGSPISMIILNQDHKIEELADVLTPRPGHADMAGIQKYSLKDARSVLERASARETAMRVAVGAVSKLFLREFGIEILSHVTSIGGVMAVTEGLGFGDIRERTDPAVSVLRCADVSAEKKMCALIDACKEAGDTLGGTFDVLATGVPPGLGSYAEWDRRLDGAIARAMIAIPAVKAVSIGKGVENVLRKGSEVHDPISYDNSSGKFVRMTNNAGGIEGGMSNGEMVVVTGFMKPIATLSSPLDTMDIYSKKKAKASTERSDVCAVSACGVVGEAVIAFELAAAIMDKFGGDSMEEVLRNYKAYIEGIKNI
- a CDS encoding prepilin peptidase — encoded protein: MEYPAVFLFGLILGSFLNVCIYRIPLNRSIVWPPSACPFCEEKIKWYDNIPVLSYLALGRKCRGCGHPISPRYAIVELLTAFTGMGLLSIFSLTPEFFVYWIFSAMLIIVVFVDIEYQEIPDVVSLPGVVVGLILMTVLRLDGSATYAGSFFDSLLGILAGGGSMFLLGVIGELIFRKEALGGGDVKLMAMIGAFLGWKLVIVTFFMAPFFGSVAGLIMKFKFKKDIIPYGPYLALAAIISLIFGERIIGFYFGF
- a CDS encoding shikimate dehydrogenase; protein product: MDNDNGNGNGNGKMIYGLLGRKISYSLSPVMHNAAFRHFNIPAEYRIFDVEKSDLEVFYQDVISPTGNIKGFNVTVPYKMDFKEMIQMFSKHPEPLHEWAAVTGAVNTVKVEGDKLRGFNTDVQGFYDAISDIPDFDPVSARKIFIAGTGGAGRAICLFLAHMVLPSRIYVYDVVKERVESLAEDFGRYLGHMERMSEVFSGITSAGDVPSRIVECDLVINATPLGTKEGDRCPLPVDDIRDGAVVYDLVYARQTELVSRARARGLRAYNGESMLSNQAALSFNIWTDGDDDDLILTKKIMKDALMKELGRS